A single genomic interval of Cellvibrio sp. PSBB023 harbors:
- a CDS encoding OmpA family protein, with protein MTLSATTGLRLNAAQLKTLAESLEGGTNVVFSSASANEGSNLRVIVDARNFAASYATYKRCVANLIPYTFDQLSRTLINYASGADVLSSAAKAQLDKIVRYTKADNKVLGILVDAHSDKHETPEDADRLSQQQAELVADYLIEKGLPATFITTRWHGDKFPIADNKNAAGQAKNRRITLRLENEASRKEMERRVAAVKAAEQKAAAEQAAKVAAEAEKQAAAEASSVTTSQLEQLVEKQNLNSGKQPSL; from the coding sequence ATGACCTTATCGGCGACCACTGGGTTGCGTTTAAATGCCGCACAACTTAAAACCTTGGCGGAGTCATTGGAGGGCGGCACCAATGTCGTGTTCAGCAGCGCCAGTGCGAATGAGGGCAGCAATCTGCGGGTAATAGTGGATGCGCGCAATTTTGCCGCGAGTTATGCCACCTATAAACGTTGCGTTGCCAATTTGATTCCTTATACGTTTGATCAGTTATCGCGCACCTTGATCAATTACGCGAGTGGTGCCGACGTATTGAGTTCAGCCGCCAAGGCGCAGTTGGATAAAATTGTTCGCTACACCAAGGCGGACAACAAGGTGCTGGGTATTTTGGTGGATGCGCACAGCGATAAACACGAAACCCCAGAGGACGCCGATCGCTTATCGCAGCAGCAGGCGGAATTAGTCGCTGATTATTTGATTGAAAAAGGCCTGCCTGCCACTTTTATTACAACGCGCTGGCATGGCGATAAGTTTCCCATCGCCGACAACAAAAACGCTGCCGGTCAGGCAAAAAATCGCCGCATTACCTTGCGCCTTGAAAATGAAGCATCCCGCAAAGAAATGGAGCGCCGTGTTGCGGCAGTAAAAGCGGCGGAGCAGAAAGCGGCTGCCGAACAGGCAGCCAAAGTGGCAGCAGAGGCGGAAAAACAAGCCGCCGCTGAGGCATCGTCGGTAACTACCAGTCAACTTGAACAGTTAGTGGAAAAACAAAACCTCAATAGTGGCAAACAGCCTAGCCTGTAA
- the pyrC gene encoding dihydroorotase → MTQTLTLTRPDDWHIHLRDGAALSRTVGDAAGQFARAIVMPNLVPPVMNAEQALDYKARILAARPAGSQFEPLMVLYLTDNTDPAEIARAKAAGVKACKLYPAGATTNSASGVTDLNKIYPVLEAMQKEGMHFLLHGEVTDSAIDIFDREKVFLDRTFSQVVRDFPALRMVLEHITTADAAEFVAAAPANVAATITAHHLLYNRNHMLAGGIRPHYYCLPILKRGTHQQALIKAATSGSPKFFLGTDSAPHAKDKKEAACGCAGSYTAFAAIELYAEAFEDAGALDKLEGFASHFGPDFYQLPRNTDTITLVKQDWQVPDSLILGDQPLVPLRAGETLRWKLQSSTTNSQLHTA, encoded by the coding sequence ATGACCCAAACACTGACGCTCACCCGCCCCGACGACTGGCATATTCACCTGCGCGACGGCGCGGCCCTTAGCCGCACCGTAGGCGATGCCGCCGGGCAGTTTGCACGGGCGATAGTTATGCCCAACCTCGTGCCGCCAGTGATGAATGCCGAACAAGCGCTGGACTACAAAGCGCGCATTTTGGCTGCGCGCCCCGCTGGCAGCCAGTTTGAACCGCTGATGGTGCTCTACCTCACCGACAACACCGACCCCGCTGAAATTGCCCGCGCCAAAGCCGCCGGGGTAAAAGCCTGCAAACTCTACCCGGCCGGTGCCACTACCAATTCAGCCTCAGGCGTAACCGACCTGAACAAGATCTACCCGGTACTGGAGGCGATGCAAAAAGAAGGCATGCACTTCTTATTGCACGGTGAAGTCACTGACAGTGCCATTGATATTTTTGATCGCGAAAAAGTGTTTCTGGATCGCACCTTCAGCCAGGTGGTACGGGATTTTCCAGCACTGAGGATGGTACTGGAGCACATCACCACTGCTGACGCCGCCGAATTTGTCGCCGCCGCACCAGCCAATGTAGCCGCGACCATTACAGCCCATCACCTGCTGTACAACCGCAACCACATGCTTGCGGGAGGTATTCGCCCTCATTATTACTGCCTGCCCATTTTGAAGCGTGGCACACACCAGCAAGCGCTGATCAAAGCCGCCACCAGCGGTAGCCCCAAATTCTTCCTGGGTACAGATTCAGCCCCGCACGCCAAGGACAAAAAAGAAGCTGCCTGCGGCTGTGCTGGTAGCTATACCGCTTTTGCCGCCATTGAACTCTATGCCGAAGCATTTGAAGACGCAGGAGCACTCGACAAGCTGGAAGGTTTCGCCAGCCATTTTGGCCCTGACTTTTACCAATTGCCGCGCAATACCGACACCATCACACTGGTGAAACAAGACTGGCAAGTGCCGGACAGCCTGATATTGGGCGATCAACCGCTGGTGCCATTGCGCGCCGGTGAAACCCTGCGCTGGAAGCTCCAATCCAGCACGACTAACAGCCAGTTGCATACGGCTTAA
- the rnt gene encoding ribonuclease T produces MNPPENSRDPDSPLAQRFRGFLPVIVDVETGGFNAQTDALLEIAAVTIRMDQDGFLHRHETFSFHVEPFEGANIEQAALDFTGIDLDSPDRMAEPELMVMTDLLAAVRRAVKENGCTRAVIVGHNAHFDLNFVNAAVDRCHIKRSPFHPFSVFDTATLAGLAFGQTVLAKACKVAGLEFSNSAAHSAAYDAEKTADLFCLIVNRWKELGGWNALLDEEDE; encoded by the coding sequence GTGAATCCACCTGAAAACTCTCGCGATCCCGACTCTCCACTGGCACAGCGCTTTCGCGGCTTTTTGCCCGTGATTGTGGATGTGGAAACCGGCGGCTTTAACGCCCAGACCGATGCCCTGCTGGAAATTGCTGCCGTGACTATCCGCATGGATCAGGATGGTTTTTTACATCGCCACGAAACCTTTTCCTTCCATGTTGAGCCATTTGAAGGCGCCAACATTGAACAGGCCGCGCTGGACTTCACCGGCATTGATCTGGATAGCCCCGACCGCATGGCAGAGCCGGAATTGATGGTGATGACTGATTTGCTGGCCGCCGTACGCCGTGCCGTGAAAGAAAACGGCTGCACGCGCGCCGTGATTGTCGGCCATAACGCCCACTTTGATTTGAATTTTGTCAACGCTGCAGTGGATCGCTGCCATATCAAACGCAGCCCCTTTCACCCTTTCTCAGTATTCGATACCGCCACCCTGGCCGGACTTGCCTTTGGGCAAACGGTGCTGGCAAAAGCCTGCAAGGTTGCCGGACTTGAATTCAGTAATAGTGCCGCGCATTCAGCTGCCTACGACGCCGAAAAAACAGCCGACCTGTTTTGCCTGATAGTGAATCGCTGGAAGGAACTGGGCGGCTGGAATGCCCTGTTGGATGAAGAGGACGAGTAA
- a CDS encoding catalase family peroxidase codes for MSKHNPLLPHTYSRHLMVTALIALGAGTVSAAEPPTAAASVGPQELIQTFEAVAGVHKGMRRGHAKGYCAKGLFTGTDGANQYSRSPIFNGTPHPVTMRFSLGGGNPAASDAARGPRGMALQIKLPDGQMHNMAMLSTPMFPAKNPTVFNGLLQTFIPDPKTGKPDPAKTVAYRAEHPDTQTQPAWLASHNPSWSYGSTRYFGIHTFFFTGSDGKRHKVRWQFNPTAGEKLLSDEELANAGSDFLIDHLRGQLAKGPVRWDMVISLGEANDSEIDPSQTWPDNRPTVTLATLSLSSADATDKDCEAVNFDPNRVTPGVEPSADPVLQMRSAAYAISFGKRLSGQ; via the coding sequence ATGAGCAAACACAATCCCCTCCTGCCCCACACCTATTCTCGTCACCTCATGGTCACTGCACTGATCGCCCTGGGCGCAGGCACAGTGAGCGCAGCAGAGCCGCCAACCGCAGCGGCCTCCGTTGGCCCCCAGGAATTGATCCAGACATTTGAAGCCGTTGCTGGCGTACACAAGGGGATGCGACGCGGTCACGCCAAAGGCTATTGTGCAAAAGGCTTATTTACCGGCACAGATGGCGCCAACCAATATTCCAGATCACCGATTTTTAATGGGACACCGCACCCGGTAACAATGCGTTTCTCCCTGGGAGGCGGTAACCCGGCAGCCAGTGATGCCGCGCGCGGGCCACGAGGCATGGCTCTGCAAATCAAATTGCCCGATGGCCAGATGCACAACATGGCTATGCTCAGCACCCCCATGTTCCCCGCTAAAAACCCAACGGTTTTTAATGGCTTACTGCAAACCTTTATTCCCGACCCTAAAACCGGCAAACCCGACCCAGCCAAGACAGTCGCTTACCGGGCAGAACACCCGGACACACAAACCCAACCCGCATGGCTTGCAAGCCACAATCCCTCCTGGAGTTATGGTTCAACACGCTATTTCGGGATACATACCTTCTTTTTCACAGGAAGCGATGGCAAGCGTCACAAGGTGCGCTGGCAATTTAACCCCACTGCGGGTGAAAAATTGTTAAGCGATGAGGAATTAGCCAACGCCGGTAGCGACTTTTTGATCGACCACCTACGCGGACAACTGGCAAAAGGGCCTGTCCGCTGGGATATGGTGATCAGCCTTGGCGAAGCAAATGACAGCGAGATAGACCCATCACAAACCTGGCCGGATAACCGCCCCACAGTCACCCTGGCCACGTTGAGCCTAAGCTCCGCCGATGCCACGGATAAGGATTGTGAGGCGGTGAATTTTGACCCCAACCGGGTGACCCCAGGGGTAGAACCAAGCGCAGATCCTGTGCTGCAAATGCGCTCGGCCGCCTATGCTATTTCCTTCGGTAAACGCCTGAGCGGCCAGTAA
- a CDS encoding MaoC/PaaZ C-terminal domain-containing protein has product MNLLENYPINEIALGQTATYSKTLTERDVILFAACSGDVNPVHLDKDYAATTVFGEPIGHGMWTGALVSAAIATRLPGPGSVYRGQSLSFKHPVKIGDTVTVTLTVAEIKERVKLVTLDCEAHNQDGKLIAKGAAEVIAPAIKQSLAPGHVPEILLGA; this is encoded by the coding sequence ATGAATTTGCTTGAAAACTACCCAATTAATGAAATCGCGCTGGGTCAAACAGCGACCTACAGTAAAACCCTGACCGAGCGCGATGTGATTCTTTTCGCCGCCTGTTCTGGCGATGTAAACCCGGTACATCTGGATAAAGACTATGCCGCTACCACCGTATTTGGCGAGCCCATTGGCCATGGTATGTGGACGGGTGCATTGGTGTCTGCGGCAATTGCCACGCGCCTGCCTGGCCCTGGTTCGGTCTATCGCGGCCAGAGCCTGAGTTTTAAACATCCGGTAAAAATTGGCGATACGGTGACGGTCACTCTGACAGTGGCAGAGATCAAAGAGCGGGTGAAGTTGGTGACGCTGGATTGCGAGGCGCACAATCAGGACGGCAAATTGATCGCCAAAGGTGCCGCGGAAGTCATAGCGCCAGCGATCAAACAATCACTGGCGCCGGGGCATGTGCCGGAGATACTGCTAGGCGCTTGA
- a CDS encoding universal stress protein, translating to MSKSQKLFVVVDPNDTHHIALERAIIVSSLMQGIKPKVHAFVAVDGDAVDTRSINDNLFRDLTWFEQNIKSPLANAGIEYTLEVSWSSEWQKSIMESAKRFDADLIYLPVHAKTNNSRFSFSESKWELLKGAYCPVVLIRPGAKAQRKVILAAVNMQAQRDVQIELNKKIIEQAKFYADVYGADLHVINGYLDSLSYPDRGRLVALTGLPNDKIHVANGYTSDVVSALAEEISADLIVMGTLGQNGMTKTRRGNTAERLIAAVDTDVMVINHG from the coding sequence ATGTCAAAGTCACAAAAGCTGTTTGTTGTTGTTGACCCCAACGACACCCACCACATAGCACTTGAGCGCGCGATTATCGTTTCATCCTTGATGCAAGGCATCAAACCCAAGGTTCACGCCTTTGTCGCGGTTGATGGCGATGCGGTAGACACTCGCTCTATTAACGACAATTTGTTCCGCGACCTGACCTGGTTTGAGCAAAATATTAAAAGCCCACTGGCCAATGCCGGTATCGAATACACCCTGGAAGTATCTTGGTCGAGCGAATGGCAAAAATCCATTATGGAATCAGCCAAACGCTTTGATGCCGATTTGATTTATCTGCCAGTACACGCCAAAACCAACAACAGCCGTTTCAGTTTCTCTGAATCAAAATGGGAATTGTTGAAAGGCGCATACTGCCCTGTCGTATTGATTCGCCCGGGTGCAAAAGCACAGCGCAAAGTGATTCTTGCTGCCGTTAACATGCAAGCACAACGCGATGTACAAATTGAATTAAACAAAAAGATCATCGAACAAGCTAAATTCTATGCTGATGTCTACGGTGCAGATCTGCATGTGATCAACGGCTACCTGGATTCACTGAGCTATCCTGATCGCGGTCGCTTGGTTGCCTTGACTGGCCTGCCTAACGACAAAATTCACGTGGCCAATGGTTATACTTCTGACGTGGTGTCAGCGCTGGCTGAAGAAATCAGTGCTGACTTGATCGTGATGGGAACATTGGGTCAAAACGGCATGACCAAAACCCGTCGCGGCAACACAGCCGAGCGTTTGATTGCAGCAGTTGATACCGATGTAATGGTCATTAACCACGGTTAA